A single window of Ficedula albicollis isolate OC2 unplaced genomic scaffold, FicAlb1.5 N00599, whole genome shotgun sequence DNA harbors:
- the LOC101812614 gene encoding olfactory receptor 14A16-like produces MSNSSSISHFRLLALADTQQLQLLHFCLFLGISLAALLGNGGHHLHTPMFFFLLNLALSDLGSICTTVPKAMHNSLWDSRTISYAGCAAQVFLLIFFLGAEFSLLTIMCYDRYVSICKPLHYGTLLGSRACAHMAAAAWASAFLNALLHTANTFSLPLCQGNALGQFFCEIPSILKLSCSHSYFRELGLIAVTLCLASCCFVFIVFSYVRIFRAVLRIPSEQGQQKAFSTCLPHLSVVSLFISTALFAYLKPPSISSPSLDVAVSVLYSMVPPVLNPLIYSLRNQELKAALWTMMTGWFKKQ; encoded by the exons ATGtccaacagcagctccatcagccacTTCCgcctgctggcactggcagacactcagcagctgcagctcctgcacttctgcctcttcctgggcatctccctggctgccctcctgggcaac gggggccaccaCCTGCACACCCCCAtgttcttcttcctgctcaacCTGGCCCTCAGCGACCTGGGCTCCATCTGCACCACTGTCCCCAAAGCCATGCACAATTCCCTCTGGGACTCCAGGACCATCTCCtatgcaggatgtgctgctcaGGTGTTTCTGCTGATCTTCTTTCTTGGTGCAGAGTTTTCCCTCCTGACCATCATGTGCTATGACCGCTACGTGTCCATCTGCAAACCCCTGCACTATGGGaccctcctgggcagcagagcttgtgcccacatggcagcagctgcctgggccagTGCCTTTCTCAatgctctgctgcacacagccaatacattttccctgcccctgtgccagggcaatGCCCTGGGCCAGTTCTTCTGTGAAATCCCCTCAATCCTTAAGCTCTCCTGCTCACATTCCTACTTCAGGGAGCTTGGGCTCATTGCAGTTACTCTCTGTTTAGCTTCTTGCTGTTTTGTGTTCATTGTTTTCTCCTATGTGCGGATCTTCAGAGCGGTGCTGAGGATtccctctgagcagggacagcaaaaagccttttccacctGCCTCCCTCACCTGTCTGTGGTCTCTCTTTTCATCAGCACTGCACTGTTTGCCTACCTGAAGCccccctccatctcctccccatccctggatgtggcAGTTTCAGTTCTGTACTCAATGGTGCCTCCAGTCCTGAATCCCCTTATCTACAGCCTGAGGAACCAGGAGCTCAAGGCTGCATTGTGGACAATGATGACTGGATGGTTTAAGAAACAGTAA
- the LOC101812802 gene encoding olfactory receptor 14J1-like, whose amino-acid sequence GVSICKPLHYGTLLGSRACAHMAAAAWASGFLYSLMHTANTYSLPLCHGNALGQFFCEIPHILKHSCSHSNLRKYGISVFSTTLAIGCFVFMVFSYVQIFRAVLRIPSEQGRHKAFSTCLPHLAVVSLFISTATFSYLKPSSISTPSLDLSLSVLYSVMPPALNPLIYSLRIQELKTALLTLFISQF is encoded by the coding sequence ggggtgtccaTCTGCAAACCCCTGCACTATGGGaccctcctgggcagcagagcttgtgcccacatggcagcagctgcctgggccagTGGCTTTCTCTATTCACTGATGCACACGGCCAACACATattccctgcccctgtgccatgGCAATGCCCTGGGCCAGTTCTTCTGTGAAATCCCACACATCCTCAAGCACTCCTGCTCACACTCAAACCTCAGGAAATAtgggatttctgttttcagtacCACTTTAGCAATTGGTTGTTTTGTGTTCATGGTTTTCTCCTATGTGCAGATCTTCAGGGCCGTGCTGAGGATCCCTTCTGAGCAGGGACGgcacaaagccttttccacctgcctccctcacctggctgtggtCTCCCTGTTTATCAGCACTGCCACATTTTCTTATCTGAAGccctcctccatctccaccccatccctggatctgtCCCTGTCAGTTCTGTACTCGGTGATGCCTCCAGCCCTGAACCCCCTCATCTACAGCCTGAGGATCCAGGAGCTCAAAACTGCACTGTTGACACTGTTCATCAGTCAGTTCTAG